The following is a genomic window from Hyphomicrobiales bacterium.
CAACGTGCCAGGCGTTCCGGCGCCTCACGTCCATCGCGCGATTTTTCGCGATCGCAGTGACCTCCGAACGCGTGCAGGCGAAACAATGACATCCCAGGTAGAACACGACCGTCTGGCCAATGCGCTCCGCGCCCTTTCCATGGATGGGGTGGAGAAGGCCAAGTCCGGCCATCCCGGCTTGCCCATGGGCATGGCCGACGTCGCGACGGTCCTGTTTTCACGATTTCTGAAATTCGATGCCGCGGATCCGTCCTGGCCCGATCGCGACCGCTTCGTGCTGTCCGCCGGCCATGGCTCTATGCTGCTCTATTCCCTGCTGCACCTGACCGGC
Proteins encoded in this region:
- a CDS encoding hypothetical protein (Evidence 5 : Unknown function), coding for MAGLGLLHPIHGKGAERIGQTVVFYLGCHCFACTRSEVTAIAKNRAMDVRRRNAWHVGA